Genomic segment of Candidatus Rokuibacteriota bacterium:
CATGTGAGACGGAGAGCAGCATCCGTGTCGTAGGCCCAGACGTGTCGCGTGGGGGCGGGGGGGCCGACAGCCAGCTTCGCCGCTGAACGTCTTTCAGTCCCCTCCTCATCGGGGAACGACGTGCGACAACGACGTGTGCGAAATCACGCGGCTGGTTACTGACCTTTCAGTCCCCTCCTCATCGGGGAACGACGTGCGACGCACCCCTCGGCGCGGCATGGCGTGGCACGGCCAGGCACTTTCAGTCCCCTCCTCATCGGGGAACGACGTGCGACGGGCACCTGGGACTGGGCCGAGACACGATGGCTGTCCGCTCTTTCAGTCCCCTCCTCATCGGGGAACGACGTGCGACGGAGGAGCGCTGTGTGTTTCACCGCTTTGTCCTCGTTCTTTCAGTCCCCTCCTCATCGGGGAACAACGTGCGACGTGCCACGGCTCGCTGTCAGGGCGCCCCAGCTTGACCTTTCAGTCCCCTCCTCATCGGGGAACGACGTGCGACTCTCGGCTCGAGGACGACACGCAGAAGACGGTGGCGCGCTTTCAGTCCCCTCCTCATCGGGGAACGACGTGCGACATTCGACCGACGCAGGGGCAGGCAAGGTGCTCTGCTTCGCTTTCAGTCCCCTCCTCATCGGGGAACGACGTGCGACGAGGTGGCCGGCGCGCTCTTCGAGGGCCGACGGTGCCTTTCAGTCCCCTCCTCATCGGGGAACGACGTGCGACGCTCCACCTGCTGGACTACTTGAAACAGACAGTTTCGACTTTCAGTCCCCTCCTCATCGGGGAACGACGTGCGACGACACTGCCATTGGGCGAGAGGGTAAAATGTCATGGGGCTTTCAGTCCCCTCCTCATCGGGGAACGACGTGCGACCTACGGCCGACACTACGCCCCGCACGACATCATGGTGCCTTTCAGTCCCCTCCTCATCGGGGAACGACGTGCGACGAGCGCGCTGGCCGGGGCCACCAGCGGGGCGACTCCCTTTCAGTCCCCTCCTCATCGGGGAACGACGTGCGACCTTCGCCAAGTGGCAAGCCAACCGCATCAGTCCGATGACTTTCAGTCCCCTCCTCATCGGGGAACGACGTGCGACGGGATCGGGCTCGTGCGGTGAAGTGCCTCGAGCGCGTGCTTTCAGTCCCCTCCTCATCGGGGAACGACGTGCGACGGCGACTGGGTGTGGCAGGGGCAGCACGCGACGCGCTTTCAGTCCCCTCCTCATCGGGGAACGACGTGCGACCTACTTCGGGCCGGTCGGGTGTGGGAAGACATCGGCCGCTTTCAGTCCCCTCCTCATCGGGGAACGACGTGCGACCTGCGGATTCGGACGGCGGACGGGCAGACGGGGACGCTGGCTTTCAGTCCCCTCCTCATCGGGGAACGACGTGCGACTTGACGGGGTGAGCAAAGGAACGGTCACCTTCTCCATCTTTCAGTCCCCTCCTCATCGGGGAACGACGTGCGACATCTCACGGATGTCCTCGACACCCAGTTCACGCCCCATGCTTTCAGTCCCCTCCTCATCGGGGAACGACGTGCGACCGTCACGCGGGGGTCGACCTGCCGCATGTACTGCATCTTTCAGTCCCCTCCTCATCGGGGAACGATGTGCGACCCGCACCCAGCTCATGGACTACCCGCGGATGAACGTCTTTCAGTCCCCTCCTCATCGGGGAACGACGTGCGACAACGGTTGAAGCGGCATATCGGTGACGCGCTGGAGCTCTTTCAGTCCCCTCCTCATCGGGGAACGACGTGCGACTGGCGGATCTGTACGACGCCGTGGCGCAGGTGGTCCAGCTTTCAGTCCCCTCCTCATCGGGGAACGACGTGCGACCATGGCCAGGTCGCCGGGTCCTCGTGAGAGATGGTCCTTTCAGTCCCCTCCTCATCGGGGAACGACGTGCGACACGGAACGCCTCGGTGACGGGCAGCGGCGCGCAGACGGCTTTCAGTCCCCTCCTCATCGGGGAACGACGTGCGACCATAGGAGCCCACAGCGCGAAGGGGGCTGAACTCCAGCTTTCAGTCCCCTCCTCATCGGGGAACGACGTGCGACTTACAAGCTTGCAGACTACTGTGCTGCGCTCGCGTCTTTCAGTCCCCTCCTCATCGGGGAACGACGTGCGACTGTGGACCAAGTCAACGCAATGGTCCGCAAATACTACCTTTCAGTCCCCTCCTCATCGGGGAACGACGTGCGACTCGGGCGTGATGGGCCACACGCGAAACCAGTTACTGTCTTTCAGTCCCCTCCTCATCGGGGAACGACGTGCGACCGCGCCGTACTGGCCGGAAAATCGGCCCCTTGTCTCCGCCCCTGCCCCGGCTGGACTCGCAACTGGGCCGTCTGCGTCCGGATCGCCTGGATTTGCGAAAGTGCGGCCCCCATGGCCCCGGCGGCCGGCGGGGTGGTCTGCGGCCACATCAGCAGACGTCCCCGCAGTAATTCCGGAGCTCGCACACCGCACACCGGCCGCGCGCGGCAGTCGGCGCGGGCAGCTCCTCGCGCTCGATCATCCGGCGTATCTCCCCGAGCGCCACGCGGACGTCCTCGCGGTCGGCTTCGGTCAGCGCGAGGCCGACGACCCGCTTCTCGGGCACCAGGTAGATGAACGCATCCGGCGCGGGGCGCTCGAAGGCCTCCTCGGCCAGGAGGGCGTAGGCCGTGAGCTGGAGCCGGTGGTTCCGCCGCGGCCCGCCCTCGGTGTCCTTGAAGTCGACCGGATAGCAGGCTTCCGGCGTGAGGATGAGCAGGTCGAGCTTGCCTGACAGGCCCAGGCGCTCGGAGTGGAGCCAGACGCCGAACCGGCGCTCGCCCTGACGCATCCCGTAGGCGCGGAAGCCGCGGCGCCGCTCCAGCGCTTCCACGGCCGCCTGGACGTGCTTGCCTCGCTCCATCTTGTAGGTCGGGGCCGCGCGCACGGGCAGCACGTGGCGGTAGAACGGGATGCGGGGGCAGTAGGCCCATTGCTTGAGGTCCGTCGCCGTCACCACGACCGCCGGGCTCGCCTCGCCCGATCGCGCTCCCGGCCCGCCCTCACGCATCCGCCGCGTCCTCGGCCCGCGGCTCGTTCCGGAACTCGCGCCTGGCCCGGGCGTCCTTCTCGCACACGGGGAGGACGAGGATCTTGCCGATCTCGCGGCCCAGCGTGTCCGCCAGCCGCGCCGCCAGCTCGCTGCGCCGGCTCGCATCGAGCTGGCCGCAGAAGGCGCTGTACTGCATCCGCTCGAGCCCGTAGTCCTTGCACGCGTTGGCCACCCGCCCGCGCACCCGGTCGTCCTCGATGTCGTACACCACGTAGGTCAGGACCTCCTGGCCTCTCACCACTTGAAGGCGAAGGCGCGGTACGGCTCCCCGCCCCGCAGGGCGCTCGCCAGGTTCCGCGCCTGGATCTGGATGACGGACTTGAGGCGATGCCGGCGGCCGCGAAACGCGATCTCCCCCTCCAGCCGCTCGAGCACGGCCCCCGCCACGGCATGCCGGCTCTCGTCGCTCAGCAAGCCCTCCCGCGTCTCGATCTTCACGCCCCTGGTCAGGGCCGCGATCACCGCCCGGTCCACGACGGGCTGGCGGAACTCCTCGACCAGGTCCAGCACGAGCGAGGGCTTGCCGGGCCGGTCCACATGGAGGAAGCCGGCGAAGGGCTCGAGCCCGGCGTTCATGACGGCGCCCTACACCTGCGTGTAGAGGATGCCGTAGCCGTAGTTGAGCGCGGAGTTCACGGGATCGGGGGCCCCGCGATGCTCGCGCGTCTCGAAGTGCGCGTGGCCCTCGAGCAGCACGCGCACGCCGGTCCAGTACTGGCGCCCGGCACCGCCCTCGATGGCGAGGAGCGCCGGGCGCGCCTCGTCCACCCGCTCGCCGGTCACGCCGTCCACCTCGCGGCGCCGGCCCTGGACGCCCTCGACGGCAGCCCGAAGTTCCTTGAATGCCCCCGCGTTGGCCGTCTTGAGGTACTTGCCGAAGTACTTGAGGAGCGCCGCCTGGTTGCCGAGCTTGCCGCGCACGATCGCTCGCGCCACCTCGAGGCCCCGCCGGTCGCCGTAGGCCGCCATCTGCTCCCGCCGCGTCAGGACCGTGGCGGTGAGCATCGGCGATGAGAGCATCGCGAAGGGGCGCCCGCCCGGCGTCAGGAACGAGAGGTGGATGCCTCGCTCGCAGCACCCCTCGATGAGGTCGGTGGAGATCGAGATCCCCCCGCCGGCGACGACGATCTCGCTGACCTGGAAGAGCGGCAGCTCCACCTGCTCCGGCTTCGTCCGTGGCGCCGCGCCGCTCCCCGCCTTCGGCCGCCGGAGCGGGACGGGGGGCGTCTTGACGCCATCGGAGGTCACCACCTGCAAGGGGGGCCGCGCCGCCACTTCCATCGGCAGGAAGAGCTGGGGCCCGCCCTCGACCAGCTCGAGTCGCGGCCGGGGCCCCCGGACCACCAAGCGCTCGCCCGTCTTGCCCAGCATGACTCCGAAGTCGCTGACGATCACGCTATTCATCTCCGCGACCCCCTGGCGCCTGGACCAGTCGCCGGTACAGGTCGAGAAGGCGATCCACCACCGACACCGCCTCGCGTGCATCTTCTTCGCCGAACCTGAGCGCGCCCTTGAGGACCAGCTCGACGACGTCCTGGCTCTCTCTGACCACATCGGCGTACGCGCCAGCACCCAGAAGCGTGTCCAGCATC
This window contains:
- the cas4 gene encoding CRISPR-associated protein Cas4, which codes for MREGGPGARSGEASPAVVVTATDLKQWAYCPRIPFYRHVLPVRAAPTYKMERGKHVQAAVEALERRRGFRAYGMRQGERRFGVWLHSERLGLSGKLDLLILTPEACYPVDFKDTEGGPRRNHRLQLTAYALLAEEAFERPAPDAFIYLVPEKRVVGLALTEADREDVRVALGEIRRMIEREELPAPTAARGRCAVCELRNYCGDVC
- the cas2 gene encoding CRISPR-associated endonuclease Cas2, translating into MRGQEVLTYVVYDIEDDRVRGRVANACKDYGLERMQYSAFCGQLDASRRSELAARLADTLGREIGKILVLPVCEKDARARREFRNEPRAEDAADA
- the cas1 gene encoding CRISPR-associated endonuclease Cas1, which translates into the protein MNAGLEPFAGFLHVDRPGKPSLVLDLVEEFRQPVVDRAVIAALTRGVKIETREGLLSDESRHAVAGAVLERLEGEIAFRGRRHRLKSVIQIQARNLASALRGGEPYRAFAFKW
- the cas1 gene encoding CRISPR-associated endonuclease Cas1; the protein is MNSVIVSDFGVMLGKTGERLVVRGPRPRLELVEGGPQLFLPMEVAARPPLQVVTSDGVKTPPVPLRRPKAGSGAAPRTKPEQVELPLFQVSEIVVAGGGISISTDLIEGCCERGIHLSFLTPGGRPFAMLSSPMLTATVLTRREQMAAYGDRRGLEVARAIVRGKLGNQAALLKYFGKYLKTANAGAFKELRAAVEGVQGRRREVDGVTGERVDEARPALLAIEGGAGRQYWTGVRVLLEGHAHFETREHRGAPDPVNSALNYGYGILYTQV